The Cucurbita pepo subsp. pepo cultivar mu-cu-16 chromosome LG05, ASM280686v2, whole genome shotgun sequence nucleotide sequence TATCGATTGAAACTATGCATGTCGACCACTGTATATCGATAATACAAGGCTTCAATGGTCAGTGAGAGTGTTCTAAATTTCAACAAGGTGATAGAAATTATCAGTTCAATCGACATATCTTTTAAGCCAAAATTCTCAAGTACAGACCTCTACATTCAACTTCGAGTTTTAGACTAAAACTGTGTTTATAGAGCTTAAAAGTATGGTTATGAAGGTATGAAATAGATAGCGGTTTATATAGCTGCAGTATTACGTGTTTAAGCACAATATGAAAGCAGAGCTTTATAGTGTTCTCTTCTGCCTAATTTTCACTACTGCCCGATGGAATCTTCCGTATCGGAACGGTGAATGCAAGTTGGCggcgacttttttttttataactaattTCAATAGGATTGAACTATAATAACTGCCTCTGACCTAGCTCATGTTCTTTAACCACAGCGAAAGCTTGAGTTATGGATTCTAATCAGCGGAAAtcgcaagaaaaagaaaaagtctatatatgtgtgtgtgtgtgtgtgtgcgcAGCAGTTCGCAGTCATCgtcaaaatcatcaaacagagagaaagataCCTTGAATCGCTTTTGGAGGCGCGAGTTTGAGGATTCAAGGTCTTCAACGATTTGTGAGTGAGAGTGATCAACGAGGCGCTTGAGATCGTGTAGCTGTGAAGACGCAAGATCCTTGAGATCAGATATAGTACTCAAGCTCGAAATATTTCGAGAAAACGACTTAAAGAGATCAGCGGCGACTCTGTTTTTCGCAGTGTTGGTATTCTCCGGTGACGAAAACTTGCTTACATTGCTGTTAATTTTTCTGCTGAAGATCGCTGACTTTGGAGAATCGGTGGCCGAAGGAGGCGTTAACGGCGGCGTTTCCAGAAGCTCCGCTGCTGAGGACCGACGAGTTCGATCCCCGTTCTTTCCCATCTTCTTGGCTCAATTTCGCTTCCAAGCTCCAAACCGTTATAGCTTAATTTTGCGGGAATATTTATACGCAAATACATTTCCCtcgcttttatttatttattttcaaattgttgCAAATCCTGCGATAACTACAttatagtttaatttattgatattttccaattttaatttaatattattaagattttttttaattaaaattctaacGTAAAATTGACATTTTACCCATATACATTATAATcgtatgatatatatatatatataacaaagataaataaggaattaaataataaaggaaaatattaatcaactataaattttgatttttcttctccttataattaaaataggtataaaaactatattacacaaataaaggaaaagttgAAGGTGAATTTGTATTtccttaaaaatataatattatttttttaaaaaaagaagcagaTGACTGAATTTAACGCCTTTTCGCTTACGGGCGTGGCGTTTTATCTAGTTCGGACCAACCCGCTCCCGCCATTCACAGGGCGATTTTTGCAGCGGCGAAGAAGAATCACAGCAACCTAGTATAGAAGGATTGCATTCTTATGGTGTGCgaattcttattttaattcatcGTTTATCTTGTTTTTGGCTTAGTCTGCTGCAATTTTGTCTGTAGGTTTAAGTAGTTAGTTTGAGTGGCTCTTATTGCTCGAATTTTCTGCGTCATAGAttggttttttcctttttttttgcatgttttattgatgatttgttgtttgtttggttaaaAAGGGTGGAATGAAGTGAGAAATGGTGTTTTGAAAAGAGTAGGAATGTTTTTATTTCGGGATAATGGATTTCATGTAGCTAGATTGAAAGGCCTCCTGCTGAGTTCAAACATTTTTCTGTGACGGAAGTTTGAATGTTGGAATTAGACGTATATTTGTTTAGCTGTCGCCGGTTGTTGAAAATCCGGACTAATAGTTGATCGTGAAGCACCAAATTGAAATCATAATATTTGAGATGGCGTGTATTAATCTCCTCGTATTCTCCAATTTCCTGATAGCGGAATTCGTAGTGACATTAAAGTAACAAGGAAGGCATAATAATAGGAACTAGTTCGTCCTAGTTGAGATGTGCAACGTTTTCTTCCCCAATGTTGTTGGATTTATCCCTTTTGGCGCGGGGAGAGAGATGCGGTCCGACAAAAGCttattagaaatttaatttggCTGACTAAATTGCTTCAGCCAGGTTCAATTATGAGCTGTTGCAACTTTAGTGCCTGGAGCAGTCATTTCTTTCTGTTGATTTATACACGCATCTTCATAGTTCTTCACAGTTGGGAACTGTACtggtttataaaatattaagccttattcattaaaaattctcattttcccttttggtTCTTCTATTCAAAACGCATCACATATGTAGTTTCTTCGACGTAATACATAGTTGTTGACTATTCAGTAATGAAACAAGTTGTAAACTCCTATGATATTCTTTTCTTGTGAATATATTGAATACTGGTGAAATTTTGTCAAAATATCCAAGTTGAAGCTGATTTTGGTCATGTATAAGGATTTGGTTGTGTTTAATAGTTTTACTTTTTGACAACTTATATTGAAGTAGCTCTTTGTCTACAAAATTTCCATATTTTCATCTATACACCAGATAGCGTTGAAAATAGCATGGGTGAAATTCTCAGAACACAAAGACATACAtctcttcattttctataTTCTTTACTGTGGAGGAAGCATAGAGCTGTTTATAATTGTGTCATTTCAAATACACTGATTGGGTCTGTAAAAGAACATTTGATGATACCATGAGTCCTTTAATGTCTTCAACTAGGTATTGATGATTATAAAAGGCTTATTCCGGAGATACGAAAGATGGAATCCCGTACATCCAACTCTCGGGGCATTTTGGGGGATGGGAATAGGCATGGGCTGTGGTGTTGGATGGGGTCCTGGTTTTGGACCTGAAGTAGTTGGTTATGTTGGTGCTGGATGTGGTCTCGGATTTTGTGTGGGATTCACTGCTGCAGGTCTTGGCATTGGTCTTCCAGCAAATGCGCTTTATCATGTTGCTTACAATGGTACACCATCCTGGCATTTTGTTGTTATACTCCATTATTCTTTAAACACTATTAATACTAAAATGCTTATTTCATGGAATACTCGTGTCGATGCTGCTAAAGAGATTGTTTGACTATTGACTAGCTTCCGAATCGAGTCTTTACTGAAACAGTTGATGGGTTTACTAATTTACAGTTGCCCTGGCCACAAGAAGTGGAGCAGTGGAATTAGTCCAATCCAACAGTCTTCGATCCACAACTTTTTCTGTTTCTAATGGATGGAATGACTTTACACAGCATATATTTGGGCTACAAAGAGAAGCAAGTAGACGATTAACAAACATCAAGCTGGAGTGCTTGGacaaaaagattaatttaCCTGATAAGACGATCTTACCAGCCATTCCTACTAAGTCTATTTGTGAAACTGTAGGAACATTAGGTCATCGGCTTTCTCACATTCACAAAGGTAATccaatattttctctttttgcgTCTTCAACAGGTTGAGAAAATTACTAACCTGCTAGGAATTTGATTGTTTTCAATTGGAATGGAATAATGTTTTACCAGAATTCttcattgtttttcttgtCTGAATTCCTTCTCTCATTTTGGTGAGTGTTGATATTTTAGTTCTCTTCACAATCCAATGTTTTCCGAACCAACTTCCAGTGCTCTTCGTTTTCATACTCAAGACCTTGCAGTGTCTTTCGTTTCTGTCCTCTTTCTCTTCTAGCATAAGTAAATGTAATCATGTCTCACTCTGGAATTGGTATACTGGCgtattctttttattgtttttgttcttactttgaagcttcaattaaaaaagaaaaaaaaaactcacaatTACCAGCCTTACACTTCTAACATCAACCGACTTTCTTGGATAATTACTTTCTTTGATGGTGCCTTTAGCTTTGCCATTCAATATTCTATGTTCTTAGTCTGAAGATGTTCAATGAAAAGAACTCGCAAATTACTTGCCTTGTACATCTTGGTTCATGCTAATTACTTTCTTGGTTCGTTCCTCTGGCTTTGTCCATCAATATTATATGCTAGTGTACTAAAATGACACACCTTAATAGAAGGACAATCGTTGTATGTAATCTCTGTatcttattcattttctatGTACTTAATcttattccttttcttcaaTCACTACCTGGATATCCTTATTTGTAGTCTCTGTATAATTGTGCAATACTGTAATGCAGCTCTTCCCATCAACATATATTTCCTTAAATACATAAATTGCAATTTCTTCATGTTATTCTGAAGTTCTTTGTTCCTTCCATAATGACTTAATGCTACAGAATAGTTGTAACTCGTGAAAGCTGTCTCTCTTGCAGGTTCAAAAGGTTAACATCTTGAGCACTGAGCTATTGCTATACTGATTTGCTGTACATAGCTGCTTCAGTTACCTAAAGTGAGAGTGAGTAAATATTcagcattttatttttacccgTTATGCTCCTCTTCTTTCTTGGCTTCTGCTGGTAACTGTTTAGGCATATTTCTTTGTACTCTCTTTTGCTCTTAATAAAGTATTTTAGGGTCTTCTTTCAGTCAGATTTAGAGTGTAAGCAGCTCCATTTGGACGTCGAATCAATCTCGTGGTTCGACTCGATTTGATCTGTTTTGTCTTtccttttactctttttttttcccctctttaTCTGGGGTCTAATTTCAGTCAGATTTGGAGTGTAAGCAGCTCCATTTAGATGTTGAATCAATCTTGTGGTTGGACTGGATTTGATCGGTCTTGTCCTTCCTTTTTATGTTTGGGCAAAGTCCTAGAAACTAGTTCATGCTCATCAAATTAATGattcaatgaaaataatgaaaatggttaaaatatatattatcgaTCAAGAGGTTAGAAGTTTGAATCTTGCCGTGAAAGATGccatttaagaaaattttgaaatatgtttTAGAACTCTTGGAATAACACATTccaattaatgttttttaagaGATTCTTAACAGAATTCAAGGGGAATACAAATCCTGATGTGCTTGAATTTCATGCATCATTTTATTCTGCTTCATGCTAACGCTGTCTAAGAATCAAACCGACCTTCGAAATTGGCTTTGATCTGTCCAGATTGAGGCCCTTATGTGTCGCTCTGCAAtttatgcattttattttattttaatataaatctgattaataaaattgaaaatgttaaaatataaaaaatgaaacttgaaaaattatttaataatttaataatttaatttaatttatgtcaCGTCAAATTTGGAGTTGAAATTACCcgttaatatattaataattaaaaatgacgTGGAAATGGTAAATTCAAACCTAATTCCGTTATTAGAGATGGCtgaaaaaagtacaaaaaaaaaaagaaattaacttaaaaaataataagaaaaaaaataagagagagaagaaaatcaccGGAAGCGCACTAAATAGCTGGAAAAAGAGGGGCATGTTTTAGATTCCCCAAAAGTAGAGGGGAAATCATGCAAAAAGACAAAAGTTAgcgcctttttttttttccttcctccagCTCGACGAAATAACGCGAAGACTCGGAAATCCAGCTCTCTCTCTCGCGCGCTTGTTCTTCCGTCTCTGAAGCGATGAGTCTCTTCGGTCTGGGCAGGTAGATTGAAATCATTGacgttattttttttgaaattttcctCTTCGGATTGATTAATTCCCTTTTCTCTTTCCGGTGATCCGGAATTCAGTTGGTTCCTTGATTTTGATGGTTTGAGTAGGATCGTGGGATTTTCTCTATCAGCTTCATCAGATCTGCTGTCTTGTTTGTCCCATTTTGAGTGTGGAATTGGTTCTTCTGATGCGATTTTGAGCTTCTTGAATTTTAGTTAACGTGTGCAGATGCACATGCGTGTTAATTGCCCATGCATGTGCAGATGCGCCTTCTGTGTGagtttgttttcaatttttgtatgCTTGATTTGTATCAGATAGCCGTGTCGTTCATGATTGTCGTTGTCCTGTGAAATTAGGTTCACAGCATACTGTAAgatgtttgttttgttttgttttctcgtttttttGGATGGATTATTCTATCAACTTCTTATGGGCGATCAATCGGTGATTCATTCACTTTCGTGTCAAATTGCCCCGTGTTCATTTGTGAGTTTGCGTGAAAAGCAGTTAGTGATTGTCAATTTGCctcttgatttttttctttctttttgtacgTATTTTTATTGGGACGATGTGGGTTTTATTTGGGTACAAGTCGCGACAGAATAGTTATTTACGAGTACCAATGCCAATTGTATAGATGGGGAGTTTTGTGGTTACGTAGTTGTGCGTGTTGCAGGAAGTTTTCCTTATGGGAAGCcttaaagaattattttagaataaaaggTCAATTACTTTGGAAGAATGAGTTGTACCAACAAAAATTATCAGATTAGCAGTGAGAATATGGCTAGAAAAACAATTCCATGTAATTCAAAACTGTGAATTTCACATCATGATTGTGAGtgttaaatttcttttcaggTTCCACGAAATTTCAATGGTTATGGTATGCATAATTCATAAGATCAGCATGCAACGCCTTGTGAAGAAATATGTCCACTTTGTCTTCAATTTACACCCAAGGCACATAAACATCACAGATCAGAAGGTCAAAATGTTAGGTTTTGAAGTTGTCAATAAGTTTTTGCTTGAAGGTATTATGTCAGAAAATAAGATTATGATGGGATGGAGGACTTGTGTTTTAGGAAGATAATCCACGTGGGTTGGAAATTGGAGTGAGTTATCACATAATTTATAGACCTTAGATATGTTAGATTGCTTGTAGATAGATTTTGAGTACAAAGACTGGGATCCGGAAGAAAATGGGAGACTGTTAAATTGTTGGGCTCTTAATGGATCTATCTCTTTAAGCTATTTCATGGTTAATTTCAATTGGAGTAGTTTCTTATAAACTTCTCTGGCCTTGAGTAAGTTGATGCCATATCTGCTCATCAATTTGGTACTTTTCCTTGTCAATAATAAGTTGGTTTCCCATCTGAAAGAAAGAACTTGCGTGTAGGAATACTTATCTGAGGGTAAGAAGGTTAGAAAAAACCTAGGTATGGTTATGGTGCTTGATTTTACTTCTTAGAAAGAGTCCCTGATGGCAAGAACAGTGTGACATATGGATGGTTGTCCAGCATTAGGGAAACATGACACAGTCAAACCTATGCTACAATTATTGCTTATCCCGTTTATCGCTCTCACTATTCTGACAATGTCATGGCATCTTTATTACGCGATTGAGTGAAAGTTAGTTGTTGATGTTGGTGTTTGCCTGTGTTATTTATGCCTTAACCACATATGCTGTCTGTAATACATCCCAAAAAATTGTCTTGCAGCAGAAATCAAAGGACTTTTCGCCCCAAAAAGAGTGCACCATCGGGGAGTAAGGTTTGGCCTCCTTATTACTTATAAAGATGGAACATTAACTTCATCGTACTTCATTGGAagtgtttttttgttattcCTTTGGCATGATTGccctttcttttgtaatttttttattatcaatgAAATGAAGGAATATGtgtttctcataaaaaaaaatgtaagtgATATTAAATTAACACTCTTCATTTGTTGCTTTTTGTAATGAATGCATCTGCTTTGTTTCAAACGACCTCCCAACTATAAGTCGTGATTTGTAAGGacctattttctttattatattcCATGAGAAAAACCACCGATGTGGTCTCTTCACCAGAAATTATATCTCAATG carries:
- the LOC111794964 gene encoding uncharacterized protein LOC111794964 produces the protein MGKNGDRTRRSSAAELLETPPLTPPSATDSPKSAIFSRKINSNVSKFSSPENTNTAKNRVAADLFKSFSRNISSLSTISDLKDLASSQLHDLKRLVDHSHSQIVEDLESSNSRLQKRFKIQSQACQKMMDEAEKEYKKMSQRIYESQEAMKASYEGFLAHEQDSTYRVCKTSITEVSQSFERSSDALRSRFGIPST
- the LOC111794629 gene encoding cadmium-induced protein AS8; this translates as MVLMIIKGLFRRYERWNPVHPTLGAFWGMGIGMGCGVGWGPGFGPEVVGYVGAGCGLGFCVGFTAAGLGIGLPANALYHVAYNVALATRSGAVELVQSNSLRSTTFSVSNGWNDFTQHIFGLQREASRRLTNIKLECLDKKINLPDKTILPAIPTKSICETVGTLGHRLSHIHKGSKG